In Galactobacillus timonensis, the genomic window AACGTTGTTTTTCCACTGCCATTGTCACCGGCGATGCCGATACATTCGCCCTTTTGAATCGAAAAGGAAACATCGCACAGAGCCGGCACATCGCCATAGCTGTAGGAAACGTGTTCAAGCTGTATTAGTTCTTCGCTCATCCTTACCTCATTGAATATAGAAACAGAAGCACAAATGCACCAAGCACCGCGAGAAGTGCGATATCCCAGGCGTTTCTGCGGCTTCTTTGTTCCGTATGTATGGTTCCATCATACAGCCGGCATTCCATCGCATCTGCCGTTTGATGACCATATTCCGCCGCCTTCAGAAACAGGGTTCCGGCAATCCCGGAAAAGCTGCGCCGGTGATCTTCGCTTTTACCGATGCTGCGAAGGCGCAGTGCCGTTAACATTTCTTCAGCTTTGCGGCCAAGAATTGCTATATAGCGCAGTGTCAGATCCAGAATAAAGACAACAATCGAAGGAATATGGATGCGGTTCAAAGAAGCGGTCAGCCGGTTCCATGGGGAAGTCACGGACACATACGTTAACATCGCCACGGACAGAAACACTTTCACCGATATGGTGATAAACGTCATGGATCCGGAAAGGAAATAAGCCGGAACCAGAATCAGAAATGACAGCATAGCCGCTCCGGCAGCGCTGCGCATCACTTCCTGCAGCACTTCCAGCCGCTGCATGCTCAGAAACAAAAGAAACACTGCCGCTATGCACAAAGTAAATCCAAACGCCGGCGACAGTGCCATCATGAGTATCATCGAAAATGCCGCCAGCAGTTTGACGCCGGCATGGGCCTTTTCCGAATCAGCGCGTTTATTTAAATCGATCCGTTCAAACAGCCGGACAAACGCAAGAAGCGAACGCGTAATAAAACCATCCTGTCCCTTTCCAGGGACAGGACATGGTTCCTCTTCCATCCATGACGGAAGTAAGCTGCTCATCTGGAGTAGACTGGTCCTTTCTTAGCGCCACCCATCAGGCGGAACACAATGATTAACAGGGAAACACCTATCACGGCGCTGACAATATAGCCAAGAACATCCGGCATGCCGCTCACCGTATAATCAGGGAAAAGTGTACTTAATTCAAATCCGCCCGCCATTCCTGCAGGTGTATAGCCCAGAGCGCTTCCGGCGCTGGCATCCATGGCGATTTCATCCGCACCCCATTCGCCCCAGGCAGTTCCATCCGCAAGTAATCCCAGCGGCACCAGAACAACCAGGGCCGTCAATAGAAGGTACAGCGGCTTCCTTTCGCCTGTGTCTTTGGAAGTATTCAGGACCATGGAAGGTGACGTGCGCAGGATAAAGGCAAGTACACCAGCCGTAAAGATGACCTCGGCAAGGCCGAAAATTGTCAGATGACCGATCATCATGGCCGGAATCGAAATCGAAAGACCATAGGGGCAGTACAGTGCCTGACCAGCCGCATCATGGAATAGTGCCGGCTGAATGCCAAACTCAACGGCGGCACAGAAGGCTGCCGCATTAATTCCGGCAAACGACCCGAGCCCTGCCGCAAGTAATCTTCGCTTCGTACTGACTTCACCTTTGGTCAGTGCCTTGTAAATGGCATAGCCAAGGAATGGCAGTACAAATGCCATATTGAAGCAGTTTGCCCCAAAGGAAAGAATACCGCCATCCCCAA contains:
- a CDS encoding energy-coupling factor transporter transmembrane component T; this encodes MSSLLPSWMEEEPCPVPGKGQDGFITRSLLAFVRLFERIDLNKRADSEKAHAGVKLLAAFSMILMMALSPAFGFTLCIAAVFLLFLSMQRLEVLQEVMRSAAGAAMLSFLILVPAYFLSGSMTFITISVKVFLSVAMLTYVSVTSPWNRLTASLNRIHIPSIVVFILDLTLRYIAILGRKAEEMLTALRLRSIGKSEDHRRSFSGIAGTLFLKAAEYGHQTADAMECRLYDGTIHTEQRSRRNAWDIALLAVLGAFVLLFLYSMR
- the cbiM gene encoding cobalt transporter CbiM, which codes for MHIPENYLSPSTCAVMTAAMIPVWAHSIRKVKNELPKEKISMIGVGAAFSFVAMMFNVPLPGGTTGHAVGGTLIAILLGPEAACIAVSVALLLQALLFGDGGILSFGANCFNMAFVLPFLGYAIYKALTKGEVSTKRRLLAAGLGSFAGINAAAFCAAVEFGIQPALFHDAAGQALYCPYGLSISIPAMMIGHLTIFGLAEVIFTAGVLAFILRTSPSMVLNTSKDTGERKPLYLLLTALVVLVPLGLLADGTAWGEWGADEIAMDASAGSALGYTPAGMAGGFELSTLFPDYTVSGMPDVLGYIVSAVIGVSLLIIVFRLMGGAKKGPVYSR